One region of Halomonas huangheensis genomic DNA includes:
- a CDS encoding TRAP transporter small permease encodes MTKYIWRHFEEVICGVIFLCMTLLGFINVVVRNLTTFSLASSQELVINGMVLLTVFGAAIAARKGQHLAVTALYECMPAAVKRGMVVLSTALIVISLALCTWLTYNLLVNQYQSGVVSSALQVPQWIYTLVVPVGFIMLLVRQVELAVMELRQSGEPS; translated from the coding sequence ATGACCAAGTACATCTGGCGTCATTTCGAGGAGGTCATCTGCGGCGTCATATTCCTGTGCATGACGCTGCTGGGATTCATCAACGTTGTCGTCCGCAATCTCACTACGTTCTCCCTCGCCTCCAGCCAGGAACTGGTGATCAACGGTATGGTGTTGTTGACAGTATTTGGCGCAGCCATCGCCGCACGCAAGGGACAACACCTCGCCGTCACCGCACTTTATGAATGCATGCCAGCCGCGGTGAAACGCGGCATGGTGGTGCTCTCGACAGCGCTGATTGTCATCAGCCTGGCGCTGTGCACCTGGCTCACATATAACCTGCTGGTCAATCAGTACCAGAGCGGCGTGGTATCCAGTGCCTTGCAGGTACCGCAGTGGATCTACACCCTGGTCGTGCCGGTCGGCTTCATCATGCTGCTCGTGCGGCAAGTGGAACTCGCCGTCATGG